The nucleotide sequence GCGGAGGAAGTTGCAGTCCTCTCCCTTGAAGGTGGAAGGAGTTGCACACGGAAGCAATGGCGGCGGAGGGAACTACTCACGAAAGCTACACCTTCGGACTCGTTTGTTGGCGATAGAGGAAGTGTCGGTCCTATGCGTCGACGATGGAGGTAGTGGCTACACTAGGGTTGCTCAATGTTAGGGGTGGGTTTTGCAAGTAAAGTAACTTTATGTAGCTTAGTTGATTCGATCAAACCAACTAGCTACTGTTCAACAGAACCAGACTTAACAATCTAGTTCAGTTGCATGGTTTTCTTTTGAATTTGAATGCTTTTACATATTTCTTTCCAGACAACGATCATAGAGTTGGATGAATGCATATTCAATCATATGCCATATCTCTATGCTTCTAATAATCATTtgataaatttacttgtgatttGACTTTTTCCTACTTCCAAATAAGGGTTTTACATCAAGCAAACAAAACGGAAGAGAAGAATCATCTTTATATcaaacaaaggaagaaaaaaccCACTACTTCCAAACTTGTTCTATAAagctttttttttaaaagaagaatatgAAGGAATAGTTCAAGTAGAAGCCATACCACATCCGCAATAACAAAATCTAATTCCTTGATAAAATTCTCTCTCCGACGTTCCCACTCTGCAGCCGTCTGAAGAAggtaaataaagtaaaaaaatttataaatgaaaTGTGTAATAAGTATAATATCAATCCAAACAAGCAAATATTCAATTCCTCCACATGAACTCAGAAACTAAGACAAAAAATTTAAAGTAAATAAAATCACAATTCAGGTGGTCTACCTTGCTGTCAAAGAAATAAATTGTTTACTGAACTGAGAAAATGTCACTTCAGCAGTAATTAAGCATCATAATGAAGTCTAAAAAACTGTATTGATAGAAGTATAATTCTAATTACCACTGATTAAACACGTTGGAGATAAAAATTATAAAGTTTGCAGACAAAAGTTACTACTTGTAGTCTGGTTCAACAATTCAAATACAAAAACAATTAGAAGTCGCCAACAATTGAACAAATAAAATCACAGAAATTCAAGCTTAGAAAGTAAATATGCACTTTGTTGCAGAGGATGAATGATGCAAAACCAATTTggtttttttatttgaataatttttgtTAGTTTAGGGGGATTTCAAGTATGTCATAAGTTGCCACATggcaacatataaaatatttctttttttttccttagaatgaagaaaagaaataaagtaaataaagaaaaagagaCAAGTATAAAAAATTGACAAGGTGAACCTGAAAACTTACCTTCTCCATTGTAGGCCAAAAAATTATTTGACCAgcatatatgattttattttctttcttattaacAATTTCCTCTTTTCTTATGCTTAGGACCTATGAAATGAGGCCAGAATATtgtaatcaaaatatcaaagaatAGATCAAGAAATTGAGCTCTTTCATATCATATGTGAGCagaatttatttttctaatggTATGATTCCATTGTCCATGTATGAGACATACGGATGTGTAAAGCCTTCATCTTGAGTGTTTTCTCCTTAAACttttgcaagtttgctagatatcCTTTCTTTTTTGTCATCCTTTCATTGTTatcttcatcttcctctcctttattcctctattatcaaaaaaaaaaacccaGCTGCTAGTTGTTTGCATCATCTGACATCTATGACACGACAGATTAGACATGATCTGACAACATAATTTGCTAAAATCTGAATCAGAAGCAAGAGTTGTCTGAAAAAAGAGGATTAAATCACGGGCAGCAAGATAAAATCCATTTTTTTCCTGGCCCTCTGCCTCTGTTCTATTTATTCTACTCCTGTATTTCTCTCTGTCTCCTACTAAAtttcttgttattatttttttaaagcaaGAGTTCATGTTATTCTTCCCTGATTTCTGATATAAACCGACTCCAAACAATACCATAATTTTAGCTACATCACAATCTAGTTGATCCCAATTGGTCATGTGTGGTATATTCTTAACTCGTTATTGGGTTATTGATTTCGCTTGTGCAATCCTGTCTAGTAGTAGTCTGAATAATCCAACCAAATTCACCTGGACCACCTACAACAAAGTCACCTCTAGATAGCAAGATTGCCTAATGTGTAACTAGGCCAATCAAACAACTTGTGCCCCTGAAAAGCTTAGAAATACAAATTGACACTTAAACTTACATGATGAAATTATATATAATGTTTGATTGAACTATGGCAACATCAGACAAGATTGTTGTCTTTTCTAAAATGAGGTTTGGGCAACCTGAAGAAAACATTAGATCAAGACGCGAAAACAAAGATTAAAATACCTTCTGATTACAGAATATATGACAATCAAACATCTAACACCAAAGATTctttaataataaaagaaaacctGAATGAAGAACCTTACTCATGGGGCTCATTCTGTAAATTTCATCCATTGGGAAGGCAAAGAAGCAAAATCAATTAAATTAGACAGAAAACTCTTTCCTTGCTGATTTGTAAAGCTTGATGTCAAACAAACTACTATGACTGAAAAAATGCTGCGTACCTATCAATTGAATTACAGAAACCAGCCCAATCTTGAAAAGACATGAAGGTCTGGAGTAAGATGTGACATCAGATTCAAAGGGTCCAATACATCGAACACTGGCACATCAATTGAACAAGTCATGTAGATTTGATGAGTTGTAGCAAAAGTGAACTTGTATAATTTATGCCCAATTAGATTTAGAAAGAATTGTTGATTCATTACAGTCAAGATCCATTGTACTTTCCATCATTTTTAGTAAGGACATTCTTCACCACATTCATGGCTGTTTGAGATTTAATTTAGGATtacaaataaagaagaaaataactCTCTGGATGAGTTCCTGTCCTTTATTAAAAAGCCCTAATGATTCAGACAAGTTCtccaaaaatattattcatacttATAATAGAAAATGAGGCTATTTTCTCCCTTATAGATCTCTAATTAGACATGCAACTAATATTATGCATAAAGAGGGAGCACATCACATGGTATTCGAATGTTGAGATGAAGCAAAGAAACCTGTCATATTTCTTCTCTCTCGTCGACTAAATTTTCTGGTATTCCTACCTTATGTTATTGACAAATATATGACAGCATTAAATATCAACTATGTATCTGTGTGATCAGCTTATACTAGCAAATATCAAGTATCTTCCTAATTCCCTGCTGCTATCTCCTGCAGAAACCCATGCAGTAGAAATCATTCAAGGAGTTCCTATGGCCATTTGTACCATTGTAAGAAGACCAAATCCATCGTTCTTCTCTTCGTATACATAAGAATAATGGAATGCAATTTCTATGCAATACAACTTATTTATTGagtaagcaataaaaaatgaaaaaagggCAAATCCTGCTAGCTTACTCTAAAGAAAAACCCACAAGTTCAACCACAAAGAAGACCACCAAAGACACAACACTAAACTTTTCATTATTCAAAAAGCCCATTCGTCTTTGACCCACCAAAATGAACCGCATTAGTTATCCGACTGAAGTGCAAGTGAgacaaaaaaaggaaagaaaaaagacaTCAAAGAATTTTTTTACTGCACCTATTTACAATGCAGAAAGTATTAAGGAACGAATGATTACCGCCTAGTGACCTATCCTTTCAGTCTAAGTTAGAACACAAAAAATCAGAATTTTGCCAATTGAGAAGAGACCAAACCAGATTGAGGAGTATAATGTCGAGAAGATTAACATTAGAATATACAAATAACAAAAGTTTAGCAGCATGTTAAAGAAAAAGCCTATATGGCTTACAGAATGAGAAGAGAGAAATGTAAAATCAGCAAAACAGAGAAAAAGAACGTACTAGTGGAAGCTTCGTTTAGAAGACTGGAGGACAAAACGACATCAAAAAAGACAAAAGATGTCTTATCAGTCTCTCAGTTGTAAATCTTTTTTTTCTAGATCATTAATTAACGAAACCATGTTGAGGAAGAATAAATGAATGGTGAAACATTTAAACGGCCATCCGAAGAGAAGGGATAGAGGAAGGACCTTGGTGAAGATACCAACGCCACACTCCATAGCGACCTTGGCCAAGAAGAGGTCGTCGGCCAGAAGCCGCTCCTTGAACCCTCCGAACTGGAGCAGCCATCGGAAGACCGGCGACTTCTCGAGATCAAAGAATCGCTGCACGATTGACCCAGGGATCCGCCCGGATTCGATCGAGGCCGCCAAATCGTTAGGGAGGCTCTCCAACGTCCGGCCGGCTTCCGCCAGCACGAGCAGCGCCTCCGAACGGTTCTTCCGGCCCGAGCCCCCATCCTCCCCCCCTtcaccaccaccgccgcctccacctccacctccaccatcACGTCCTCCGACGCCTCCACCTCCGCCGGATCGGACGGTCAGGGGGCGACGGGCGGAGATTCGGAGGCAGCGGGGAGGAGGGACGGGGGAGAGGAAACGGACGGTGACAATCTGCGTAAAGGGGTGAGAGGGGAGGCGGCAAGAGAGGGAGGAGGGGAGGCGGCGGTTGGAGGGGGACGCCACGCCGGAAGCAGCGGCCGCCATGGTCGAGTCAGAAGTGGGCGAGTAATGGCCGTTTCGTTTGGTGCAGGCGGGCGAACGAACCCTTCTCTACCTTTATGCCTATATATAGtcaattttaatatattattactcCTTATTTCGCTGACCTGCGACGGGTTGGTCGCACCAAGCGGTGAAAGAAAGCCGGCAACGTCGGTGCTAATCGTGACCGACTCAGCCCTGAATCCGATTAGGGTGATGTGCTCGGTCAATTAGCGATGCGTGGCGCTCGCCACATCACCACTGGAAAGTTCTCCGCCTTGAACAGCGTTTGTGCCATCTCATGTTCGGTACGACAGGGCGGTTGGTGGAAGGAAAGCGATCAAGCGAGAGTGACCACATCCACATATGGCTTCAGTAATTAAAGGTTTCCCATCCTGGGACCGACAGCCATAATGTTCCATCTCCCCAAGGTTTAGACCCAAAAGTTTTCTCACCCATTGTGGACCTCACAAGCCTGATCTGTGGAGCCCACAAGCGAGGAAGCCACGTAAGATAAGGAAGGTTTTGGGAGTGTGCGTTAGTAGGCGTATCAATCCTCACGAGGGGTTCACGAACCTCGGTGAACGTAACACCGAGAAAGCTAAACCCGTCAGTAGCGAAAAGAGTACGGAAGATTCATATGGTCAGATGCAGATTCAGACTCGTTTCATGTGGTAAATGTATGTCACTTCACGGAGGAAAATATATTCGAGCGTTGTTGAATTATTACctcaaatttattaaaaatatttttaaatcctacaaataatattaaaaaaataaggtgacgaaagaataaaaaaatattttaaaataataaagaatTGGAAGCCCCACGACTTTCGAATATTATTAAGAATATTTTACGTCTGATAATAACTTATTATGAATGATCATAAGATCTCATATCTATTCCATGAAATAAATTTATGTTACAGTTAAAATTATATTGttctatttaattaaataagatatattatagatatgattggattctgattatggttattggcttATGCTAACAAACAAACTCTATAgcattttgaagaattttttgatacgtttgaaaatatatttttatttttaatatgcatCTGGATAAAGAATTTGGGTGGATGTACAGTTCTAAAATACTTCGAGTGCCCGATAAGTATTAGATGAAaactatatttaaaatatatcttaacataaatattatttgataaaattatatttaaaattttattcgatACGATGTGATAATTTTATCTTTctagtatttttaatatttatttcaaagatgaatgcatattttatttaaattaataagtaaataaataaaatgagtgAATGTATGTAATCTTACAAAAAAACAATTATATgtcccaaatatataataaataaaaaaatcataattaaaaaataaattaggttgaaatttaaaaattttaatcttatgacatataaatcatatttttaaaaattttaaaaattatattaatattttacaaGTGTTGAACTGTTGATGCTACCCGAGGTAGTATCAACATTTGAGCATTTGTAATGTAATAATTAGACTAAATACGATCTAAAAAGGATTTAtcgattcatatttgaaatgtagatTAGATCCTTGATGCACATTTCAAATGTATTCTCGAACACACCTAATATTTCCTATCGATTTTATTAAtacaatttttaaaattattttgaaaaaaaaaatcagaagtcTGAATGTATCACTTTGGGTTTTTTTGTTTTCACACTAATCAAATGAATAGGCATGGCCGACAACAATGTGTGACAACATAAATTCgaggaagaaaaaaatttctATCGAGATGGGATTCAATCCCACTTTAGAGAGCATATTTAGTAGAATATTTAAGAGATTCCAATCAAAGCGATGGTTGCTAAGATGAGCTTTTTGTCGTGCTACCTACAAAACGAATGGACAATCTAGCTTGCAAATAGATTCTCCATGCTCTTTAGGAAGTTTAGTTCTTAGCTTGTCCCATGACATATTTGCACTATGACCATACAAATTAAATAGTATTCgttaagataataacaaataagagGGAACTCTCGTGTAAGGGACTCGTGTTGATACGTTGATTAAaggaaaatattataaacataaaatttgtgatatgttatatgtaatgcaaaaaaaaatttatatcaagattgaaatcaaataatatttgatCGGATTTACGATATGTACATTTTAATGTCATCGAAAAAGATTTTGGTATAATATGTAAAGGCATTATCTTTCATATCCGAATATCATAATAACATTTATCTACAATGAAAACTAGACactcattttttttctctttatatatTTTCACataatcattattattgatagttttgggaggttgagagagaaactatAATATCTCAACTGCATCTTCTATAATATGCTTCGTTTAGTCCCTAGAAGTTTTGtttatttatagacgagagtaaAAGGTCTATAATAAGTTATTATGAGAATTACTTCTATCGAGAATATCTCctaagaaattttattataatatttttttattaattaatatctATCAttagaatttaattaattatattatatatatattattcaattataaaaaaattatataatctaataaatacataaATACGAAGTATATAAGTGGCCCACCATCGACTGAGATtcagctttaaaaaaaaaaaaaaaaatctacctcCTTTGATCATATTTTGGTTCCCACTCATCTAAAATTAGGTTTAGGGGTCCCTTTAGCAAAGGAGATTACATTCTTTCTTTCTGTCCATACATTTTCCAAGAAGATTTAATGAAGGAAGTCTTCGACAAAATTATTTAACTGCATGAGAACAGCTTTTGTTGTTATGATGATTGCTATTTATAAATTTAGAAAGAAagatttttcttgttcttatcaAGATAGATAGATCATGGAAAAGCTTATGAActactatatattttttattatgcttGAATCCGTGTGTTTATTATATGTTTACTTAATTGGCTTTATTTTTACAAATCTTATAGGTTCTTTTATACATTATTCCGATCATTGGATATTTTCTTTCAAAACTAATCGAAACCTTATAATCGAAGGCTTTGGATGTCCCACCATCACACGCTATGGATTAATTGGTTCACAAACGTGTGAACCACTATCTATCACACGTTTGGCTCATCCGAGAAATCCGATTCAAACTGCTGTCTGTCTTTTTTATGTCGATTAATCCGTATACATCACCTTTGATTTCTACAAGTATTCGAGTTTAAATCAGACTAATCCCTATTATTATACGTAAAAATGTTTTCAACGTTTACTATACCGACAGCTAAAGAGACGAGGCAGTCGTTGGGTTTGGTAGGACGCCCACTTAATCGATTCGAGTCAAATGGGTAAGAATAATAATAGCTAAAACGTTACATCGCGGAATCTCCATGCGGAAATCGAGGTGGGTGGGGGTGGTAGAGCGGTCAAAGAAACGTTCCCCAAAGAAAAAGTCTAATCAACCATGTCTTCCGATAGGAGTACGTGAGAAGCTTATGCATCCCACCCACACGCGAGAAAAAGGTGCAACTttccctttctctctcttcttattTGGTGATCATGAACTACAATTTTTTACCTTGGGTTAATAAtggtgtttctctctctctctctctctctctctctctctcttatgaaCCTACTTAGATCAAATTAAATCATATCATTCATTGTTCGAGATGCCTCTCTCTAGCCTCATCTACAATTGCTCTTTTTCCTACTAAATAGTAGCTCACGATATCTAATGGACAACTACTTCAGTCAATAGGAAGTAGTAGGAGGAATGTCAACGTCAATGTCGATGTGCAACTAGAAATGTTATTTCTCATGGGTATAACCAGCCTCGTTTAAGTAAATAATCGGCAACTTGTACGGCCAATGCTTCGTGTGGCATCTCATCTATATAAGTCGGTCATTGATCCATATTTTGCTGTCAGCGATTTAAGATAACAGTTGGTATTGTTCTAAACGCTCATTATAATGTTTCAAGAGTAATGGTCCCATCATGTTACTTACATATAGAACGATAAAGCAAAGTGTAGTTGTTATTACAATCTCTTATGTTCTGCCGTATCGatcactatttatttattttattattttatgaataaCGCTGGCACTTGCTATGTaaccaaaataatattttttaaaatttagtattaTATAACTTAGTCAACGCTCTCTATTATTTCTTATCGTAATAACATGTTCAATCCACTTGAGTCTTGAACGAGTTACGTACACCACATATGACTATCTATGTGACAGGTTTGATTGAGATACAACGAGCTACATAGAAGAGCGATGATGTGTTTGACGCTAGTTACATAGTAACTATATGAGCCTAGCTTCGTGAGCTAGGCCAAGCCTATCTCACAAGTTAAGTTGAGTCTTATCATTGAACTATATCATGCTTGGCTCCAAGATTAAGTCGTACCTAGATATATTGGTTGGAGTCATGATTGATTACataatttgtatcatatttgatcatATGAATTGGGTCATACCTTATCACATATGTCATGTCCAACATAATCACATAGGCTAAATTATATCTGACCATAAGAGGTGGATTGTATACTATTTATGATAGTTTGATTTATGTTATAGGAGAAAAATAATCGGTGAAGTGATCTAAAACTATTATATCTAAGGAGTTTATAAGGGTTAAGTAGAATGTTAACTTGCAGCTATCATTTTGAAGTAAGGTTCATCCTGGAGTGTGATGGATTCTTCACTAATACTACGTATGCATAGagagcactaatggctatcggagcaaGAAGACATGAAGTTCAAAAATATAGTCGATAGGGATAGCATCGATAGAGCCaagcaaaatataattttttgcttGAATCATTGAATTGAATAAAAAAGTATATTTTTTTGGACTTTTTATCTCCAAAAGTCTTCATAGAAAAAGATactttttttgataaaaaaaattaaaaaatagttttttattCACCTGTGttttttttagagaaaaaaagataaatattttaagatGGTCTTATTTGTCCACGAGCTTAGGATACGGCAagaatcatgcttatttttttaaaaaaatttatcaaaaaaaataaaaaaaaaagatggtcTCATTTTAAGATAGATAAAGATTCACATGgacaattattttaattttgtgaGGGGCCCTTAATGACCTGAATcatgcttttcttcttcttcttcttctttgtaagTTTTTGAAGAAAGTGACATCAATATACTACTACTATTATCAGTCTAAGTCACCTTTATAAAGAATGGCAGGTAAAGAATAGCTTCTCAGATTCAAACTCCTTTCACTTGCACTTTGCTCGGTAAGCAGGTCAAAAGCGTGTCCCTACTGTAGTTGTTTGCTATGGACAGACATCATTTGGGTTCCGGTGAAACCTAAGGAGTTACTAAGACTTGTGGTTGTGGCTCGAGATAGGCTTCGTTTTGCTGTCAGTCACTCCTTTTCTCGTACTACCCATTCCTCTTGCCATCGGTCCAAACGTTAAGAAtggtatttatatttaaatatttaaataaaagtaACAAATTTGGATCATTAGAAAGAAAAGACATTAGGcaataaaatgaaaaaagatTTTATagcgaaaaataaaaaaaagagaggtTTTTATGTGAATGaccctttaatatatatatatatatatatatatgtgtgtgtatatatatatatatatatatatatatatatatatatatatatatatatatatacctcctccCCTCTTTGACCTGCTCTGACACGTTTCATCTCCATAGGATCCATATATCCGTTCTCATCCCATtgccttgctctctctctctctctctctctctctctgtcttctcTTGTCTTTGCGTCTCATTATATGACCCGAATCTCTTCCTTCGGGTGCTAGTTGTGAAGGAAGGCAGGAGATGGGTCTCAAACCTCTCAGTCTCCAAATGATCCCGTGGTGCTTCCACGTAGCAGGCGCCACATGTCACTCCTCCTCCTGgtttgacgacgacgacgacactgCCGCCAACTCGCCGAAGCCCTCCGTTCGCCTCGTGAGCCCCGACGGCCGCATCAGGCTCTATCATCGATGGGTCTCGGCGGCGGAGCTCATGGCCGCCCACCCCTTTCACCTCCTTTGCCTCTCCGACTCCTTCGTCATCGGCGAGCCCATCGCCTCCCTCTCCCCCGACGACCGCCTACTCCCGGGCCACACCTACTTCCTCCTCCCCTCCCACTTCTTCCACTCCGCCCTCTCCTTCGCCTCCCTCGCCGCCTGCTTCGGCGACCATAAGCGGAGTGGCGTCGCCAAGCTCCTGCAGCCCATCGAGATCCACAAGACGGCTGCCGGCAAGCTCCAGGTCCGCGTGTCCGACGAGTACCTGGAGCGCCTGAggagggcggaggaggaggcggcggcggcggagaggaGAGGGCAGCGAGTGTGCACCACGGAGGAGTTGGCGAAGGATTACAAGCAGTTGGTGAGGTGCCGCTCCTGGAAGCCGAAGCTGGAGACCATCAAGGAgtcggagaggaggaggaggagtagcgCTGGTGCCGCTTTTGGTAGGATCGGCAGAAGGAAGAAGTGTGGCCACCTCAAGAACAACCGCAACAAGGAAAACAAAGGCTGATACAATCACATCGCATTCCTTCCCTTGTAATCCATTACACCTCCAAATTAATATATATAGTGCCTTGTACATTTCGGTGTAACATTATCTTATCAAAACGCGTTGGGTCTTAAGAAGCACGGCCATCGATTTGTTCACCATGAACACTGGAAGACTTATACGCCTTTGTCGACTGTTGCATACTCTCTTTGGGTCTGGAGGTCATGAAAAGAGGAACACATAGTATGAAGCAACCTCTTTGTCCATTAGTTTACTGTTAAATTCATGGATCTAGGAGTAGATCTTGCCGCAGAGAGAGTCCTTGATTCAGGCCCTTGTTCACTCTCTAACTTCTCTTCCTGTGAAGGAACGGGGAAAGCCGGGGGATGTTGTCGTCCTTGCGAGGAGAGCTCGGGTCTTCGTCAAAGCATCCGGCATGGGCTGGTGGAAAGGATTTGGATGTCAGCTGACAACTGTGAGTTTGTACGAAGGCTGCAGGCATTGGTTGGCGGAAAGGATTTGGTGTCAGCCGAGAAGTGAGTGTTCACAAAGGCAAAGAAGTGCTGTCATTGGTGAAGCACAGTGAAGGctgccatcctctctctctcgctctctctctctccgtcttcATCGCGCTCGTCCGACTGTGTTGTCACCGCATGCACGCGCGCGCCGCAGAAGCGGACGAAAGAGAGGTCAAATCGTCATCCCTTCGCCCCTCATTCATTCCCGGCACGTGCGACGAGTCTTTTAATTTACACGCATGTCCCATGGACTTTAGTTGGCATGGACGCAAAGACCACAAGAGCGGTCTATGTC is from Musa acuminata AAA Group cultivar baxijiao chromosome BXJ3-8, Cavendish_Baxijiao_AAA, whole genome shotgun sequence and encodes:
- the LOC103994182 gene encoding protein RETICULATA-RELATED 4, chloroplastic, translated to MAAAASGVASPSNRRLPSSLSCRLPSHPFTQIVTVRFLSPVPPPRCLRISARRPLTVRSGGGGGVGGRDGGGGGGGGGGGEGGEDGGSGRKNRSEALLVLAEAGRTLESLPNDLAASIESGRIPGSIVQRFFDLEKSPVFRWLLQFGGFKERLLADDLFLAKVAMECGVGIFTKTAAEWERRRENFIKELDFVIADVVMAIVADFMLVWLPAPTVSLRPPLQFNAGPIAKFFYSCPDNAFQVALAGTSYSLLQRVGAIVRNGSKLFVVGTSASLIGTGITNALIKTRKAVDKEFAGEAEDVPIVSTSVAYGVYMAVSSNLRYQVLAGVIEQRILEPLLHNQKLLLSASCFAVRTGNTFLGSLLWVDYARWVGVQKIRE
- the LOC103994413 gene encoding uncharacterized protein LOC103994413; this encodes MGLKPLSLQMIPWCFHVAGATCHSSSWFDDDDDTAANSPKPSVRLVSPDGRIRLYHRWVSAAELMAAHPFHLLCLSDSFVIGEPIASLSPDDRLLPGHTYFLLPSHFFHSALSFASLAACFGDHKRSGVAKLLQPIEIHKTAAGKLQVRVSDEYLERLRRAEEEAAAAERRGQRVCTTEELAKDYKQLVRCRSWKPKLETIKESERRRRSSAGAAFGRIGRRKKCGHLKNNRNKENKG